One Oscillospiraceae bacterium genomic window carries:
- a CDS encoding MATE family efflux transporter, with translation MVKKLTTPVDLTKGTPWKDILIFTLPMLIGNIAQQLYSTVDSIVVGKYIGDNALAAVGSSLPILNMLLVLFMGISAGAGIMVSQYFGAKNREALSVTIGNCITLTLISCLFLIALATPFIKPILIALNTPEAILNDCTNYLTISLVGIFGMAFYNILSGIIRGLGDSFSVLIYLLVATVINIVLDIYFVAGLKMGVGGVALATVIAQFISSILCLIKLSKMSDCFDFSLKFLKLKGLFVKTIVRLGLPSGLTQAIMSSAMIVVQSLTNQFGEQFIAANVIIMRVDGFAMMPNFSFGMALTTYAGQNVGAGLYDRVTKGAKQGTLLAVITSTFITLVILLFGKNLMGIFTETASLVDMSYYLMCILAVGYIAMAVTQSLSGIMRGAGDTVTPMWISLITTVFLRIPLAYGISYLTRTPELPFGRCECIQISLVVTWVLGALITFIFYRHGKWKTKAIK, from the coding sequence ATGGTAAAAAAATTAACAACACCGGTTGACTTGACAAAGGGAACTCCCTGGAAAGATATTTTGATATTTACTCTGCCGATGCTTATCGGTAATATTGCACAGCAACTTTACAGTACAGTTGACAGTATTGTTGTTGGAAAATATATAGGTGATAATGCTCTTGCTGCAGTAGGCAGTTCACTGCCAATACTTAATATGCTTTTGGTTTTGTTTATGGGTATTTCAGCAGGTGCGGGAATAATGGTTTCTCAGTATTTTGGTGCTAAGAACAGAGAGGCACTTTCAGTAACAATAGGTAATTGTATAACATTAACTTTAATTTCCTGTTTGTTTTTGATTGCTTTGGCAACTCCGTTTATCAAACCTATTCTTATTGCTTTAAATACGCCTGAAGCAATACTTAACGATTGTACGAATTACCTTACTATTTCTTTGGTTGGTATATTTGGTATGGCTTTTTATAATATTTTAAGTGGTATTATAAGAGGTCTTGGCGATTCGTTTTCTGTTCTTATATATCTTCTTGTTGCAACTGTTATAAATATTGTTTTGGATATTTACTTTGTTGCAGGGCTTAAAATGGGAGTAGGAGGCGTTGCTCTTGCAACGGTTATTGCTCAATTTATCTCATCAATTTTATGCCTTATAAAACTTTCAAAAATGAGCGATTGCTTTGATTTTTCACTAAAGTTTTTAAAATTAAAAGGGTTGTTTGTTAAAACTATTGTTCGTTTAGGGCTTCCATCGGGACTTACTCAGGCAATAATGTCATCTGCTATGATTGTTGTTCAGTCTTTAACCAATCAGTTCGGCGAACAGTTTATTGCAGCAAACGTAATTATTATGAGAGTTGACGGATTTGCTATGATGCCAAACTTTTCATTTGGTATGGCACTTACAACTTATGCAGGTCAGAATGTTGGAGCAGGACTTTATGACAGGGTAACAAAAGGTGCGAAACAGGGGACTTTACTTGCAGTTATAACATCAACTTTTATCACTCTTGTTATACTTTTGTTTGGTAAAAACCTAATGGGTATTTTTACCGAAACTGCGTCTTTGGTTGATATGAGTTATTATCTTATGTGTATTCTTGCTGTCGGATACATTGCAATGGCAGTAACACAAAGTTTGTCGGGAATTATGAGAGGTGCAGGGGATACCGTTACTCCAATGTGGATATCTCTTATTACAACTGTATTTTTAAGAATTCCTCTTGCTTACGGAATATCCTATTTAACCCGTACTCCCGAATTACCATTTGGAAGATGTGAATGTATTCAGATTTCACTTGTTGTGACATGGGTTTTAGGAGCACTTATAACATTTATATTCTATAGACACGGAAAATGGAAAACTAAAGCGATTAAATAA
- a CDS encoding DUF86 domain-containing protein: MKNKIIVEKIIKYISKVINYSKDVNYEDFVNNSILVEACVFNLSQIGELANKIDKEFEENNPSIPWRVMYGLRNKIVHDYEGVNLILIWDIIKEDLQGLNDQLKKLYQNL; the protein is encoded by the coding sequence ATGAAAAATAAAATAATTGTTGAAAAAATAATTAAATATATTTCAAAGGTTATAAACTACTCCAAAGACGTAAACTATGAAGATTTTGTCAACAACTCCATTCTTGTAGAAGCCTGTGTTTTTAATCTTAGTCAAATTGGCGAACTTGCTAACAAAATCGATAAAGAATTTGAAGAAAATAATCCATCAATCCCCTGGAGAGTTATGTATGGACTTCGAAATAAAATTGTTCACGATTATGAAGGTGTAAATCTTATTTTGATATGGGATATTATCAAAGAGGATTTACAGGGACTTAACGATCAATTAAAAAAATTGTATCAAAACTTATAA
- a CDS encoding nucleotidyltransferase domain-containing protein yields MRDTIYTIDDIKTVLHPIFIKHSVKKAILFGSYVKGLANQNSDVDLLLDSGLRGLKFVGLIEDVRSALDKEVDVFDQSHIIPNSKIFNEISKDGVIIYEK; encoded by the coding sequence ATGCGTGATACAATTTATACTATAGATGATATAAAAACTGTTTTACATCCAATATTTATTAAGCATAGTGTAAAAAAAGCTATTCTTTTTGGTTCGTATGTTAAAGGACTTGCCAATCAGAATAGTGATGTTGACTTACTCCTTGACAGCGGACTTAGAGGTTTGAAATTTGTGGGTTTAATAGAGGATGTGCGTTCTGCACTTGACAAAGAGGTTGACGTTTTTGACCAAAGTCATATAATACCAAACTCTAAAATTTTTAATGAAATTTCCAAAGATGGAGTGATTATTTATGAAAAATAA